The Falco naumanni isolate bFalNau1 chromosome 1, bFalNau1.pat, whole genome shotgun sequence genome window below encodes:
- the GPRIN3 gene encoding G protein-regulated inducer of neurite outgrowth 3 produces MGTVPDPLRSAKLSLVTASAEEDHLGDLQSAKHQPQLPSGGERASNGFPCTPTGSAGACLFDLKCTAAASAQRCEQCHEDDASQQETLPSRLASKAVEGCPAAVEPAGCSRAAGSQGPAAPAPAAVGAPLVGQGPEMMPAPQSSRQFVQGSQAKPSSLTQIDDSALKPQGTDNQPALEVLNYSSPGDPVRGNESCHTSQANLLQRGEKDKGAEKTGSAACQPASPARHTEADLGRDLQASWEAKRRAADTTQLHPTDKTEVVQSSEAPAPSSYQSPHPVHNTDPEPGSPGPPQLSKFRETGTMTVQPESRSLTQEAASRTWRDAEVQAVAAVESKSASTSPSILVAFLKGNAPPEEEEELHVIYRGGMGLSQSAPTDSLSLQQKSLCSPGITSKSTVVTAVTASAQTQPIKLPGLQSDVVSPVSADNAKPVLPSSPSAVSSQGTSVGNATVIGAARDSKDAAGLPVEAQVPPKPIPVEQLAVDSSNQTPAQSGSGAGEPSTTSAAALPGSRNNVQDPVHDVASNRLPLLCSTGSEVKQKEVLGSSEQKEVLGGSEQKPVQSKGASQEEAVANQSVVKPKEESSVVLDPKGGMDVSSQPAAVRVKACSEDAGGKEESRGQGDAGRAQTAGSRSLQAGLVPELSVSSTHATPPVETSAAPQQQGFQAKEPGHKLHTATPSASAQALPNLGENKKQPTPAMEAKVQVKQSKHVRDVVWDEQGMTWEVYGASLDPESLGIAIQNHLQRQIREHEKLIRAQNSQTRKSISSDTSSNKKLKGRQHNVFQSMLQNFRRPNCCVRPAPSSVLD; encoded by the coding sequence ATGGGGACTGTACCAGATCCTCTGAGATCTGCCAAGCTTTCCCTGGTCACAGCTTCTGCAGAGGAGGACCACCTGGGAGACCTGCAGTCTGCTAAGCACCAGCCCCAACTACCCAGCGGAGGAGAGAGGGCCAGCAATGGCTTTCCGTGCACGCCGACCGGCTCTGCTGGAGCCTGCTTGTTCGACCTGAAATGCACGGCGGCTGCCAGCGCACAGAGGTGCGAGCAATGCCACGAGGACGATGCTAGCCAGCAGGAAACCCTTCCTTCCAGGCTCGCCAGCAAAGCTGTGGAGGGGTGTCCTGCAGCCGTAGAGCCAGCCGGTTGCTCccgggcagcaggcagccagggaccagcagcaccagcccccgCTGCGGTAGGAGCCCCCTTGGTGGGGCAGGGGCCAGAGATGATGCCAGCCCCCCAGAGCTCCCGGCAGTTTGTGCAAGGCAGCCAGGCAAAACCAAGCTCCCTGACACAAATAGATGACTCTGCCTTGAAACCTCAGGGGACTGACAATCAGCCAGCACTTGAGGTGTTAAATTATTCTTCCCCGGGCGACCCTGTCAGGGGTAATGAGTCCTGTCATACTTCTCAGGCAAACCTTCtgcaaagaggggaaaaagacaaGGGAGCAGAAAAAACTGGTTCTGCTGCATGTCAGCCAGCCTCGCCAGCAAGGCACACTGAAGCTGACCTGGGGAGAGACCTGCAGGCTAGCTGGGAAGCAAAACGCAGGGCTGCAGACACCACGCAGTTGCATCCCACAGATAAGACTGAAGTGGTGCAGAGCAGTGAGGCACCAGCCCCGTCGAGCTACCAGAGTCCGCATCCAGTACACAACACGGACCCCGAGCCGGGGAGCCCAggccccccccagctctccaaATTCAGAGAAACGGGTACAATGACAGTTCAGCCAGAGAGCAGGTCTTTAACTCAGGAAGCAGCAAGCAGGACGTGGCGAGATGCTGAGGttcaggctgtggctgctgtggaAAGCAAGTCGGcctccaccagccccagcatccTTGTTGCCTTCTTAAAAGGGAATGCTCctccagaggaggaggaagaactACACGTAATTTACCGAGGAGGTATGGGGCTGAGCCAGTCTGCACCTACTGACAGTTTATCCTTACAACAGAAGTCCCTGTGTTCTCCTGGTATCACGTCAAAATCAACTGTTGTTACGGCTGTGACTGCTTCGGCCCAAACGCAGCCCATCAAACTGCCTGGGCTCCAGTCTGACGTGGTGTCCCCAGTGTCAGCAGATAATGCAAAACctgttcttccctcctccccttcagCAGTTTCCTCCCAAGGGACATCTGTGGGTAACGCTACAGTGATTGGTGCAGCCCGCGACAgcaaggatgctgctggcctgcCAGTGGAGGCTCAAGTCCCACCAAAGCCCATCCCTGTGGAGCAGCTTGCAGTTGACTCCAGTAATCAAACTCCAGCACAGTCTGGGTCTGGCGCTGGTGAACCAAGcaccacttctgctgctgctctgccaggatCCAGGAACAATGTGCAAGACCCTGTCCACGATGTGGCAAGCAACCGGTTACCTTTACTCTGTAGCACAGGCAGTGAAGTCAAGCAGAAGGAGGTCCTGGGCAGCTCTGAGCAGAAGGAGGTCCTGGGCGGCTCTGAGCAAAAGCCTGTGCAAAGTAAGGGTGCGAGTCAAGAGGAGGCCGTTGCTAATCAATCTGTGGTAAAACCAAAGGAAGAAAGCTCGGTGGTGCTTGATCCTAAAGGAGGGATGGATGTCAGCAGCCAACCTGCTGCTGTCCGCGTAAAGGCGTGCTCAGAGGATGCAGGTGGaaaggaggagagcagaggccAGGGGGACGCTGGCCGGGCTCAGACAGCTGGCAGCCggagcctgcaggcagggctggtgcccGAGCTGAGCGTGAGCTCCACACATGCCACCCCTCCCGTGGAGACATcggcagctccccagcagcaagGCTTCCAGGCCAAGGAGCCCGGGCACAAGCTTCACACAGCGACTCCTTCTGCTTCAGCTCAGGCCCTGCCGAACctgggggaaaacaaaaagcagcccACCCCGGCCATGGAGGCGAAAGTGCAGGTGAAGCAGTCCAAACACGTCAGGGATGTTGTTTGGGATGAGCAGGGCATGACGTGGGAGGTTTACGGTGCTTCTCTTGATCCGGAATCCCTGGGAATTGCCATCCAGAACCACTTACAGAGACAAATACGGGAACACGAGAAACTGATCCGGGCTCAGAACAGTCAGACCCGGAAATCCATTTCCTCGGATACATCCTCAAATAAAAAACTGAAAGGGAGGCAGCACAACGTGTTCCAGTCCATGCTGCAGAATTTTAGGCGTCCTAATTGCTGCGTCCGACCTGCTCCCTCGTCTGTGTTAGACTGA